A region of Mustela nigripes isolate SB6536 chromosome 18, MUSNIG.SB6536, whole genome shotgun sequence DNA encodes the following proteins:
- the ZFP42 gene encoding zinc finger protein 42 homolog yields the protein MDQQLKKRAKTCGQKGLARKPFKRDKRRPSKPQAVQKKHPDTTWALEDEGVIFETSNLVVGEDSFSDCYIECIIRGEFSEPILEEDSLKSLNYLEEGSEQELSQQVLTASSLLKQSLKCAQKGAKQELPQQTVRENSQFKYSEYAMGKKLPPGGAPSIDLPNPKQSAEFARKKPARNKEYEAPERIACPYSGCPKKG from the coding sequence ATGGACCAGCAACTGAAGAAAAGGGCAAAGACTTGTGGCCAGAAAGGCCTGGCTAGAAAACCCTTCAAGAGGGATAAGCGAAGGCCATCTAAGCCACAGGCAGTCCAGAAGAAACATCCCGACACAACATGGGCCTTAGAAGATGAAGGTGTGATCTTTGAGACAAGCAATCTGGTTGTTGGAGAAGACTCTTTCTCTGACTGTTACATAGAATGCATAATAAGAGGTGAGTTTTCTGAACCCATTCTGGAAGAAGACTCACTTAAGTCCCTTAACTACCTGGAAGAAGGATCAGAGCAAGAGCTTTCTCAACAGGTTCTTACAGCAAGCTCACTTCTGAAACAATCCTTGAAATGTGCACAGAAAGGGGCAAAACAAGAACTTCCTCAACAGACTGTCAGAGAGAATTCACAGTTTAAGTATTCTGAGTATGCAATGGGCAAGAAGCTTCCTCCTGGAGGAGCACCCAGCATTGACCTACCAAATCCTAAACAGTCTGCAGAATTTGCTAGAAAGAAGCCAGCAAGAAATAAGGAATATGAGGCTCCAGAAAGAATTGCTTGTCCTTACAGTGGATGCCCAAAAAAG